From the genome of Aspergillus oryzae RIB40 DNA, chromosome 4:
TATCGCTGTTGGAAGCTTGATATTCAATTCCTTGGCTGTGAAATACGGGAAGCGTCCGGTCTATCTTGGAACAACTGTTGGCCTGATGGTGTCATGTTTTTGGGCGGCCGAAGCCAAAAGCTTTGAATCATTTGTCGCCTCAAGAGTCCTTTGTGGGCTCTGCATGGCGCCTATGGAGGCTTTGGTTCCGGCCTCCATTGCGGATATCTGGTAAGCCCAGCAGTTTTGATCACTTATCTTTTAACTAACCGATCAGGTTCGTGCATGAACGCGGATTTCGTACGGCTATTTTCAACCTCGGCGTCCTCGGTGGAATTAACTTGGCGGTCCCGATAGGTAAGTTTGCTTTGAGAATTTTTGATCAATACATTTGTTGATCTTCCTAAATAGCGGCTGCAATCATTGAGTATGGATCATATAGAATTGCATTACATGCGATGGGTGGCGCATTTGCTCTGACATTGATaatggtcttcttctggatgcCGGAGTCCGCGTATGCGAGAGAAGCACTGAACATCGATAGTGGAGAAACAAAGGTGCGTGATCGTTTGACGGCCTTTCTATATCCTCGTGCTAAAGTTTGACAGGCTGCCGGTGATGAAAAAACAGACCTGGAGCAGCTCGAAACCGCTCCAAGCACTGGAATCACAGCAGCTGAGGCGCGTCACTCCTGGGCCAAAGAGCTGCTGCCGTACAGCGGTTATGTTAACGATGTCTCAATCTGGAATACTATCATCCGGCCATTCTATCTTTTGGCTTCACCACCGGTTCTTTGGGCTGTGCTTCTTTTCACCAACTGTATAGCATGGCTCGTGGGCATTTCCCTCACCCTATCCCAGATTTTCTCCGCGCCACCGTACAACTTCTCCGTGATGGGTGTTGGAGCAACGAACTTGTCGTCCTTTGTCGCATCTGTCCTTGGGACTTTTAGTGCAGGACCCCTGATTGACGGCCTGGTGACCCGAATGTCCAAAATGAACGGGGGCATATTCGGTATGATCTTATCTACCACTCTCTTCATAATCCTTCCTTACTAATATCTACGCAGAACCCGAGTTCCGCCTACCGATCATGGTTACGTACCTTTTGTTCACCTCAACGGGTTTCTTTGCCTGGGGCCAATCTTCCTATGCACAGGACCCGTGGCCTGTGCCGGTGATTGTGTGTCTGGGAATGATTAATTTTGGTGTTCAGCTCGGCACCACCGGTGTTGTCACCTACATTGTCGACTGTCACCGTGAGAAGGCCGGTGAGGCCTTTGCGACGATGAACTTTCTCAAGAATCTCTTCGCATTTGGACTGTCGTTCTACCTCAATGGGTGGATTGATAGCCAGGGTGTTCGTAACTGCTTCTTCACTATTGGAGGAATCACAATGGCTGCAGGACTAACTACTATCCCAATGTAAGTGCCGCCTTGCGCTGATAATAAGTTGATGATATTTACTAATATGTATTTGCGTTAGGTATATCTTTGGAAAGCGAGCTCGGAGCTGGGTACATCGACATGGAATTGCTGATCGACTGTAAGGACCAGGCTGCCTTTGGCTGTGAAGGTGTCTTAAGTTATTGTAGATCTTATGCATGAGTCATTCATTGTCTGCTATAGGGTGCTGTGATACTTGAATAGATTCCTCTCAAGAATCTCATCCTTTATCTTTTCCAATTCCTTTCATATCTCAGTTGCTGTAGAATAATGGACAACTCAGCCACTCCTACCGCTGCTTCTCAAGCCGgacaacaatatctccaGGTAGTACCGCATTCATTGTCAGCCAGGCTGATGTGTAAATACCGAGGGAAAGCTTAGATCAACAAAGACAGTAGTAGACTTGGCTAGTCACTTTACTGAATGCATTATTCCCGGGTCATCTTCATATGTCAACCTGTAGCATAGGGCTCTCAGGCTACACCAtcccaccaccaagaccctACTTCCTGATGGAGATTATGACACTTCGACCGAATCCATATCCCCAAGATTACCATACATTGTCCTATCACACACCCACTCACCAAAGTGCGTCATCTAACAGAATACAATCTCTCAAAGAATAAGGCTACCTTCACTCAAGATATGTGCTATAGAAACCAACCAAATAAAAGTCAAACCACCTTTAGTCAACATGAACAGCATCCATCAACATACAGAACCCATGCTTCTGCCCCGTGGCACCATACTTGGCCAAATCAAGATCTAGATTCTCGCCGACATCCCGGAACCCACACTTCTTGTAGAGTGTATACCCAGCCCGCGAAGCCTCCAACCAAGCCGGTAGCTGGAGACTCTTTGCCTCTTGCACCCCAGCCATTAGTAGCTTGGTTCCGATCCCACAGCCCTGATACTCTGGATGGACCACTAAGATCTGTAGAACTATATTATATCTGTCAGACATACCCACCCACTCCTCCCACAAGACAACAACAACGCCACCAAACCCCAAaaagccaaaagaagaaaggaaagaaatagaaaCTCACTAGCgacccccctccccccaatccacctctccctcttctccaccaccaactgCCGATACTCCAAGCACGCCCTTGGACAAATCGACCTCGGCGGCGGCGTAGCACGCTTCTTAACCGCCTCCTGCTCCGCCTTTACATGGGCCTCTGCATCGCGATAGATAATCCACCACGACCACCCGACAACCCGGCCCGACTCGTCATCAACGGCCTTCGTAAATCGGGCGTTGGGGTTTTCCCGGATAGCTTTCTCTAGGTCCTGAGCTAGGCCTACGGTGTTTTCTTCACGGGGGCCGTACATGACCTCCAGGAGGAGGTCGTTGGGGAAGGCTTTGCTGTGGATTTCGTCGAGGGTGGGGGCGTCGGTGGGGAGGGCGGGGTGGAGGGATACTGATATGCTCTTGGTTGGGGGCATGGTGTTTATGGGTTCTTTTCGGATACGAGGTATGATGGTTGGATTGGGTTTACGAATATTGCGAGGGGTTATTTTGAGGGAATATTCTGTTTGAATGCTTGAATCTGCTTGAGTCTATCAACATGGTTGAATgttgggaggaggaatcGGTTAGAGATGGGACAGCGCTATGCCTATTTAGGCAGGATTAATATCAGTAGTTTATAGTATGAACTTATTCAAGGGTTGTTGGAAGTTGATGTCTTTGACTTGCTAAATTGCAGTGTTGGATCGTGACGTTGATAGGCTGCAAACTGGAAAGTAAGCATGTTCTCGAGATCCACTCTGTTGCATCATTTAAAACGGTGTTGCCTTGTGCAGACGTCAATAACAGGCTCGAAATCATCTCAAATGACTGAGT
Proteins encoded in this window:
- a CDS encoding uncharacterized protein (predicted protein); amino-acid sequence: MPPTKSISVSLHPALPTDAPTLDEIHSKAFPNDLLLEVMYGPREENTVGLAQDLEKAIRENPNARFTKAVDDESGRVVGWSWWIIYRDAEAHVKAEQEAVKKRATPPPRSICPRACLEYRQLVVEKRERWIGGRGVASEFLFLSFLLLAFWGLVALLLSCGRSGWVCLTDII
- a CDS encoding uncharacterized protein (predicted protein); this encodes MGGAFALTLIMVFFWMPESAYAREALNIDSGETKAAGDEKTDLEQLETAPSTGITAAEARHSWAKELLPYSGYVNDVSIWNTIIRPFYLLASPPVLWAVLLFTNCIAWLVGISLTLSQIFSAPPYNFSVMGVGATNLSSFVASVLGTFSAGPLIDGLVTRMSKMNGGIFEPEFRLPIMVTYLLFTSTGFFAWGQSSYAQDPWPVPVIVCLGMINFGVQLGTTGVVTYIVDCHREKAGEAFATMNFLKNLFAFGLSFYLNGWIDSQGVRNCFFTIGGITMAAGLTTIPMYIFGKRARSWVHRHGIADRL